In Thermodesulfatator atlanticus DSM 21156, the following proteins share a genomic window:
- a CDS encoding cytochrome c3 family protein, whose protein sequence is MRFKIFFLSMLLAGGMIVSCAPKGQAPVQETAKPAVSEHPPLTDQEKLMPCASCHRDETPEIYDEWFNSVHGIANVKCFQCHGTYEDFEAVPGPSRCMPCHAEQVKTAPKDKNCSACHPAHKFTVHK, encoded by the coding sequence GTGAGGTTTAAAATCTTTTTTTTAAGTATGTTGCTGGCAGGAGGAATGATAGTCTCTTGTGCGCCTAAGGGGCAGGCCCCTGTCCAGGAAACCGCAAAGCCTGCTGTCTCAGAGCATCCCCCCCTTACAGACCAGGAAAAACTCATGCCCTGTGCTAGTTGTCACCGCGATGAAACCCCGGAGATCTACGACGAATGGTTTAACTCTGTGCATGGTATCGCAAACGTAAAGTGTTTCCAGTGTCACGGCACGTACGAAGATTTTGAAGCGGTACCAGGGCCTTCACGTTGTATGCCTTGTCATGCCGAACAGGTAAAAACCGCACCTAAAGACAAAAACTGTTCGGCCTGCCATCCCGCACACAAATTTACTGTTCATAAGTAA
- a CDS encoding molybdopterin oxidoreductase family protein has protein sequence MALSRREFLKRTAALTAASLVGMNLPFSLEKEAQAADADKWVRGVCRFCGVGCRVELGLKNGKPVAIRGVPDSRTNFGFLCMKGMLFYQLIHHPERLTKPLYRASKKDKFREISWEEALNIAAEKFAEAVKKYGPNSVAYYGSGQALTEETYLFQKVMRAGLRTNNVEGNPRLCMASAVGGYLTSFGADEPIGSYADIEQAFCFFIIGSNMAEAHPVLFRRVMRRKLDNPKDVFVINADPRVSPTSRIADVHLQFKPGTDLALLNAMAYVIIEEKLYNEDFIKNYCVFRVGKKKKKVSFEEYKRFISAYTPERAAQICGGNITPDIIRLVARKFATSPATMSFWTMGINQRIRGVWANNLIHNLHLLTGQLCRPGADSFSLTGQPNACGGVREGGGLCHILPGHRPVKVDKLRHQVEDLWGVPRGRIPAKPGYHTIAMFSAVNEGKIKAIWINCTSPAQSLPDVDKYRKGMAREDVFMVVTDIFPTKTTELANLVLPTAFHFEKTGVYGCTERRSQLTVKAVDPPGEAKPEVWIVREWALKLAEKLNDPVIKKTVEPFIGLEEGYELPKAIWDEYTQKLTANRDNDLRGATYEVLMKRPDGVQWPAPTKEWALKGGTYKKFVRGLDPLADEHAVDEKPYQFYGPAHKDHKLWIWLRPYKGAAEEPDAEYPFYLSTGRVIDHWHTTSMTGRIKELLRANPYAYVEINPKDARRLGINPGDMVLVETRRGKNILPAKVYEGPMEGMVFVYWHDMAEERMINRVTKDAFDPGSKEPEFKICACRIKRVSGPRPLKPYVVGHKI, from the coding sequence ATGGCCCTTAGTAGAAGAGAATTCTTAAAAAGAACCGCTGCCCTTACCGCAGCTTCTTTAGTAGGCATGAATTTGCCCTTTTCTTTGGAAAAAGAGGCCCAGGCTGCAGACGCAGACAAATGGGTAAGGGGAGTATGTCGTTTTTGTGGTGTAGGTTGCCGCGTGGAGCTTGGCCTTAAAAACGGAAAACCCGTTGCTATTCGCGGTGTCCCTGATTCACGTACCAATTTTGGCTTTCTTTGTATGAAGGGAATGCTTTTCTATCAACTTATCCACCATCCTGAGCGCTTGACCAAGCCTCTTTATCGTGCCAGCAAAAAAGACAAATTCCGGGAGATTTCCTGGGAAGAAGCCCTTAATATCGCGGCGGAAAAATTTGCAGAAGCCGTCAAGAAATATGGTCCAAACTCGGTGGCCTATTACGGCTCAGGTCAGGCCCTAACCGAAGAGACGTATCTTTTCCAGAAGGTAATGCGTGCGGGCCTTCGCACCAATAACGTCGAAGGGAACCCGCGCCTTTGTATGGCAAGTGCTGTGGGTGGCTACCTTACTTCTTTTGGTGCTGATGAGCCCATTGGTTCTTATGCGGACATCGAACAGGCTTTTTGTTTCTTCATCATTGGTAGCAACATGGCTGAGGCCCATCCAGTGCTTTTCCGCAGGGTTATGCGGCGCAAGCTTGATAATCCCAAAGACGTATTCGTTATAAATGCAGACCCAAGGGTCTCGCCTACTTCTCGTATTGCAGATGTTCATCTCCAGTTTAAGCCAGGCACTGACCTTGCGCTCCTTAATGCCATGGCTTACGTCATTATTGAAGAAAAGTTGTATAACGAAGATTTTATCAAAAACTACTGCGTCTTTCGCGTAGGCAAGAAGAAAAAGAAAGTCTCTTTTGAGGAATATAAGCGTTTTATTTCCGCATATACGCCTGAGCGTGCTGCACAAATCTGTGGCGGAAACATCACCCCGGATATTATTCGTTTGGTAGCCCGTAAGTTTGCCACTTCGCCTGCCACCATGAGTTTTTGGACCATGGGTATCAACCAGCGTATTCGTGGTGTATGGGCAAACAACCTTATCCACAACCTTCATCTCCTCACTGGCCAGCTTTGTCGTCCTGGTGCTGATAGCTTCTCCCTTACTGGCCAGCCCAATGCCTGTGGTGGGGTGCGTGAAGGCGGAGGCCTTTGCCATATTCTTCCGGGGCACCGACCAGTGAAAGTGGATAAGTTGCGCCACCAGGTAGAAGACCTGTGGGGAGTCCCTCGCGGGCGCATTCCTGCTAAACCCGGGTATCACACCATAGCCATGTTTTCCGCGGTGAATGAAGGGAAAATCAAGGCCATATGGATTAACTGTACCAGCCCAGCCCAGAGTCTTCCTGATGTTGATAAATATCGCAAAGGCATGGCGCGTGAAGACGTTTTTATGGTGGTGACAGACATTTTCCCCACCAAGACCACCGAGCTTGCTAATCTTGTGCTGCCAACTGCTTTTCACTTTGAAAAGACCGGTGTTTACGGCTGCACCGAAAGGCGCTCTCAGCTTACGGTAAAAGCTGTTGATCCTCCAGGAGAAGCCAAGCCTGAGGTCTGGATTGTGCGTGAGTGGGCCTTAAAGCTTGCTGAAAAACTAAACGACCCGGTCATCAAAAAGACCGTTGAGCCTTTCATTGGCCTTGAAGAAGGATATGAACTTCCTAAAGCCATCTGGGATGAATATACCCAGAAGCTTACGGCCAATCGCGATAACGACCTGCGCGGGGCCACTTATGAGGTGCTTATGAAACGTCCAGATGGTGTTCAGTGGCCTGCGCCTACCAAGGAATGGGCCTTGAAGGGTGGCACGTACAAGAAATTTGTCCGGGGGCTTGATCCCCTTGCTGACGAACACGCCGTGGACGAAAAACCCTATCAGTTCTACGGACCAGCCCATAAAGACCATAAGCTCTGGATTTGGCTAAGGCCATATAAAGGTGCCGCTGAAGAGCCAGATGCTGAGTATCCCTTCTATCTTTCCACAGGCCGCGTTATTGACCATTGGCACACCACCAGTATGACCGGCCGCATCAAAGAGCTTCTGCGTGCTAATCCGTATGCCTACGTGGAAATCAACCCCAAAGACGCCAGGCGTTTAGGGATTAACCCTGGCGATATGGTGCTGGTGGAAACGCGCCGTGGCAAGAACATCCTTCCGGCCAAGGTCTATGAGGGCCCCATGGAAGGGATGGTCTTTGTTTATTGGCATGACATGGCAGAAGAACGCATGATTAACCGGGTGACCAAAGACGCCTTTGATCCCGGTTCAAAAGAGCCAGAGTTTAAGATTTGCGCATGCCGGATTAAGCGCGTTTCTGGCCCCAGACCACTTAAGCCTTACGTGGTAGGGCACAAGATCTAG
- a CDS encoding alginate export family protein → MRLMYSAIIFFLALLFTSTTQAAVLDDVTQALKNGTPTFEMRWSFEVSDLNDGEKAKAVGLNVRTRIGYRTADLYDKFSAYIQLHNVTNLVENYRWPGGGDAGYDVIGDPDGSRVHQAYLDIKCPKHAGLVRIGKQEILFDDVRLIGNIGWRQNGQSFDAAKVSISPIKDVTFDAAYVSRVNTIFLTHFDLNGYWFHVTYAGLKNHKISLFAYLNDFEDNDYRDSVTYGLRAFGKVPFQDNAALRYDFTIAYQTDFAEDGDPSSFITVGSETLEEHGAMMLNLFVATDLKLNLPYIQMGSFGFGYQMLEGAHGKDKPFDTLFSTAHKWNGWADQFLATNGGTLWNGLEDYWVEAAVKFAGVKFKAVYHYFDTETKVDGLYNNYDGKYGQEFDLLLVKPFNKNITGLIKAAFFDADNDAEANGVPVEDETVFWTRLTIKF, encoded by the coding sequence ATGCGTTTGATGTATTCAGCTATCATTTTTTTCCTAGCACTGCTCTTTACTTCAACTACACAGGCAGCGGTTCTTGACGATGTAACCCAGGCGCTAAAAAATGGCACCCCCACCTTTGAAATGCGTTGGAGTTTTGAAGTTTCTGACTTAAACGACGGAGAAAAAGCTAAGGCTGTAGGGCTTAACGTTCGCACCCGTATTGGTTACCGGACTGCAGACCTTTACGACAAATTTTCTGCTTACATTCAGTTGCACAACGTCACCAACCTGGTTGAAAACTATCGCTGGCCTGGTGGTGGAGATGCGGGCTATGATGTTATCGGAGACCCCGACGGCTCAAGGGTGCATCAGGCATACCTTGATATCAAATGCCCCAAGCATGCTGGCCTGGTGCGTATTGGTAAACAGGAGATTCTCTTTGATGACGTACGCCTGATTGGTAACATTGGCTGGCGTCAGAATGGCCAGTCTTTCGATGCTGCCAAGGTATCTATCAGTCCCATTAAAGACGTCACTTTTGATGCTGCTTATGTGAGCAGGGTAAATACCATTTTCTTGACTCATTTTGACTTAAACGGCTACTGGTTCCACGTCACCTACGCTGGCCTTAAAAACCATAAGATAAGCCTTTTCGCTTACTTAAACGATTTTGAAGACAACGACTACCGCGACTCTGTTACTTATGGCTTGCGGGCGTTTGGAAAGGTTCCTTTCCAGGATAACGCGGCCTTGCGTTATGATTTCACCATTGCTTATCAGACCGATTTTGCCGAAGACGGTGATCCCAGCTCTTTTATAACGGTTGGTTCTGAAACCCTAGAAGAACACGGGGCTATGATGCTAAATCTTTTTGTGGCAACGGATTTAAAGCTCAACCTGCCTTACATCCAGATGGGAAGCTTTGGTTTTGGTTACCAGATGCTTGAAGGTGCCCATGGAAAGGACAAACCTTTTGATACTCTTTTTTCTACCGCCCACAAATGGAACGGCTGGGCTGACCAGTTCCTCGCCACTAACGGCGGAACCCTTTGGAATGGTCTTGAAGATTATTGGGTAGAGGCTGCCGTTAAATTTGCGGGGGTGAAGTTTAAAGCTGTTTACCACTATTTTGATACCGAGACAAAGGTCGACGGGCTTTACAATAACTATGATGGTAAGTACGGACAGGAATTTGATCTCCTGTTGGTAAAGCCATTTAACAAAAATATTACAGGCCTGATAAAGGCGGCCTTTTTCGATGCTGACAATGACGCAGAGGCAAACGGCGTTCCTGTGGAGGACGAAACAGTCTTCTGGACGCGTTTGACCATAAAATTCTAA
- a CDS encoding chaperone NapD, giving the protein MPIGGFVVHVLPEKKDRVLDELSQVECLTIYGYDERGHIIVVLETETSEEMEKMVDSLAEIDGIITFDLAYLHGEDEVERIEKGEYKPKIRFSRFRPES; this is encoded by the coding sequence ATGCCGATAGGTGGATTTGTAGTTCACGTTTTACCAGAAAAAAAAGACCGTGTCCTTGATGAGCTTTCCCAGGTTGAGTGCTTAACAATTTATGGCTATGACGAGCGCGGCCATATCATTGTTGTTCTTGAGACTGAAACTTCAGAAGAAATGGAAAAAATGGTAGATTCCCTGGCAGAGATTGACGGGATCATCACTTTTGATCTTGCCTATCTTCACGGTGAAGACGAGGTGGAACGCATTGAAAAGGGAGAATATAAGCCCAAAATCCGGTTCAGCCGCTTTCGCCCAGAATCGTAG
- a CDS encoding 4Fe-4S dicluster domain-containing protein → MPEEIFAAKCIRCGRCAEICPYRSIEILDIRYGVYAGTPLIDVLKVPCYLCMKCVEVCPTGTLKPIPMEETRMGLAVINHRRCITWRGEALCRTCYNVCPFKEKAIKLDQLRPVIIEDACTGCGLCAHGCPLTPKAINIEPIYAFSKGRNA, encoded by the coding sequence GTGCCTGAAGAAATCTTTGCGGCCAAATGTATTCGCTGTGGCCGCTGTGCAGAGATCTGCCCCTATCGTTCTATTGAAATTCTTGATATTCGCTACGGGGTTTACGCTGGCACTCCCTTAATAGACGTTCTCAAGGTCCCCTGCTATCTTTGCATGAAATGTGTTGAAGTTTGCCCCACCGGCACCCTTAAACCTATCCCCATGGAAGAGACCCGCATGGGCCTTGCGGTGATAAATCACCGCAGGTGTATTACCTGGCGTGGTGAGGCCCTTTGCCGCACCTGTTACAACGTTTGTCCTTTTAAAGAAAAGGCCATTAAGCTTGACCAGTTAAGGCCGGTGATAATCGAAGATGCCTGCACTGGTTGTGGCCTTTGTGCCCACGGTTGTCCACTGACTCCCAAAGCCATAAACATCGAACCAATTTACGCGTTTTCCAAGGGGAGAAATGCCTAA
- a CDS encoding 4Fe-4S binding protein — translation MPKKYSFFRFLVLFCAFLIILVNPFLNYYFQFSFIQGWYQSLAIGKLWFVSPLEGLESILISKTIYLPLLIGMLLPVLLASFLGRVFCSWICPISFLSEVQDRLMRLFGIKRRKDLIVLPKQTIWFTLIGDIVLAMIIGAPLFVFLSPPGLVGREIMMAVFFHTLALEGVVIILVLILNFFTWRFFCRYFCPLGGLLAFLGTKRKLRIIKEKEACTHCGLCQKACPLGLSPEKGEASGAYCWNCGACLDACKFEALKFSWRASPPQD, via the coding sequence ATGCCTAAAAAATACAGTTTTTTCAGATTTTTGGTATTGTTTTGCGCTTTTCTGATTATTTTAGTGAATCCTTTTCTCAATTACTACTTCCAGTTTTCTTTTATCCAGGGTTGGTACCAGTCCCTTGCTATCGGCAAGTTGTGGTTTGTTTCCCCCCTTGAAGGGTTGGAAAGCATTTTGATCTCAAAGACGATTTATCTTCCCTTGCTTATAGGAATGCTTCTTCCGGTTCTTTTGGCTTCTTTTTTGGGGCGGGTTTTTTGTAGCTGGATCTGCCCGATAAGTTTCCTTTCCGAAGTGCAAGACCGCCTTATGCGTTTATTTGGGATAAAACGCCGCAAAGACTTGATAGTCCTTCCCAAACAAACTATCTGGTTCACTTTGATTGGCGATATCGTGCTCGCCATGATAATCGGAGCGCCTTTATTTGTTTTTCTATCACCTCCAGGGCTTGTAGGGCGCGAGATCATGATGGCGGTCTTTTTTCACACCCTGGCCCTTGAAGGTGTGGTTATCATCCTGGTGCTTATCCTTAACTTTTTTACCTGGCGTTTTTTCTGTCGTTATTTTTGCCCCTTGGGGGGGCTGCTTGCATTTCTTGGCACTAAACGCAAACTTCGCATAATCAAAGAAAAAGAAGCCTGCACCCACTGTGGGCTCTGTCAAAAGGCTTGCCCTCTTGGGCTTTCTCCTGAAAAGGGCGAAGCAAGCGGTGCCTATTGTTGGAACTGTGGGGCCTGTCTTGACGCCTGTAAGTTCGAGGCGCTTAAGTTTTCCTGGCGCGCTAGTCCCCCTCAGGATTAA
- a CDS encoding response regulator transcription factor, with protein MMHGKTKILIIEDDLDIIYVLKEHLELDGFEVFEAETAKKGLKILEEEAPDLILLDLNLPDIDGIKLCKMIRQKSDIPIIMLTARDSLSDKVRGLESGADDYLVKPFEYLEVAARIKACLRRVKRGTPQQEVFEAGAFKIDFNRREVHLNGKSIKLTRKEFDLLKILASHPNEVLSREFLRKELWPGKEIYPWSRALDVHIQRLRQKIEPDPEKPRYIITHPGVGYRFNPEGD; from the coding sequence ATGATGCACGGAAAAACCAAAATTCTCATAATTGAGGATGACCTTGACATTATCTACGTGTTAAAAGAACACCTTGAGCTGGATGGTTTTGAGGTTTTTGAAGCAGAAACAGCCAAAAAAGGGCTTAAAATCCTTGAAGAAGAAGCTCCAGATTTAATCCTCCTTGACTTAAATCTTCCGGACATAGACGGCATAAAGCTTTGTAAGATGATACGCCAAAAAAGCGATATCCCTATCATCATGCTTACGGCCCGCGATAGCCTTTCGGATAAAGTTCGCGGGCTTGAAAGCGGGGCTGACGATTACTTAGTAAAGCCCTTTGAATACCTGGAGGTAGCCGCACGTATCAAGGCCTGTTTAAGACGTGTAAAAAGAGGTACCCCTCAACAAGAAGTATTTGAGGCCGGGGCTTTTAAAATCGATTTTAACCGACGCGAAGTTCACCTAAACGGAAAAAGCATTAAACTTACCCGCAAAGAATTTGATCTTTTAAAAATTCTTGCCTCACATCCCAACGAAGTACTGAGCCGCGAATTTTTGCGCAAAGAACTCTGGCCTGGTAAAGAAATTTATCCCTGGAGCCGAGCTTTAGACGTTCACATCCAGCGCCTGCGACAAAAAATAGAACCTGACCCCGAAAAACCACGCTACATTATCACTCACCCAGGGGTGGGCTATCGTTTTAATCCTGAGGGGGACTAG
- a CDS encoding sensor histidine kinase, which produces MAFIILAFWLFFVSWSLKEQKKFYLEQMRREAKAIYEFVVLAREWISSKGGIYIKNKNEFEKVTPSHFTKELAAFAKPHKMAFTFKVAVIGTKNPYHVPDDFEKEAIKAFQNSRIHEYWKLYTDPKNPLFRYAAPLEFQSVCASCHQEAKYHQPPACISITLTAKPFLKELKRSYYGLIFSSVSVTLIIFIVLCFLLKIFVLNPLNKFINVAKQVEQGNLDARVSIKSNDEWQILSECFNDMLESLAKHQEKLKEKIKEATEELFQAYSNLKKAEKYRSEFFSNITHELKTPVTAIKGTIELIERKGSIDERQIEILKKNAEKLSKMIKDLLDYSKIESGQIELLKEENSIFDAIEDAILLVSPLASQKNLTIQLRGKDTVGFFDHELIQRVITNLLINAIKFSPEGEKIIVSVSEDETNIIVSVEDFGPGIPAEEREKVFQKFYRLAKDKREGIGLGLAICKGIIEAHGGKIWVGDSKHKGCVFYFTIPKGKKEPNDARKNQNSHN; this is translated from the coding sequence TTGGCGTTCATCATACTCGCCTTCTGGCTCTTTTTCGTATCCTGGTCCCTTAAAGAGCAGAAAAAGTTTTACTTAGAGCAAATGCGCCGCGAAGCCAAAGCCATTTATGAATTCGTAGTGCTTGCCAGAGAATGGATTTCAAGCAAAGGCGGCATTTACATCAAAAACAAAAACGAATTTGAAAAAGTAACCCCCTCTCACTTCACCAAAGAGCTTGCCGCCTTTGCTAAACCCCACAAAATGGCCTTCACCTTTAAAGTGGCTGTAATAGGAACCAAAAACCCCTATCACGTGCCTGATGACTTTGAAAAAGAAGCCATCAAGGCCTTTCAAAACTCCAGAATCCATGAATACTGGAAACTTTATACTGACCCTAAAAATCCCCTTTTTCGCTACGCTGCTCCCCTGGAATTTCAAAGTGTTTGTGCGTCTTGCCACCAGGAAGCCAAATACCACCAACCCCCTGCATGTATTAGCATCACCCTAACGGCCAAGCCCTTTTTAAAAGAACTCAAACGCAGCTATTATGGGCTTATTTTTTCGTCAGTATCGGTAACTTTAATCATTTTTATTGTTCTCTGCTTCTTACTCAAGATATTTGTCCTAAATCCCCTAAACAAATTTATAAATGTTGCTAAGCAGGTAGAACAAGGCAATCTTGATGCTAGAGTCAGCATAAAAAGTAACGATGAATGGCAAATACTCAGCGAATGTTTCAATGATATGCTTGAATCCTTAGCAAAACACCAGGAAAAACTGAAAGAAAAAATAAAAGAGGCTACGGAAGAGCTCTTCCAAGCTTACTCAAACCTAAAAAAAGCAGAAAAATATCGTTCAGAATTTTTCTCAAACATTACCCACGAATTAAAAACACCTGTCACTGCCATCAAAGGGACCATAGAACTCATAGAAAGAAAAGGCAGTATTGACGAAAGACAAATAGAAATCCTAAAGAAAAACGCTGAAAAACTTTCTAAAATGATAAAGGATCTTTTGGACTACTCTAAAATAGAAAGTGGACAAATCGAACTATTAAAAGAAGAAAATAGTATTTTTGATGCTATTGAAGATGCTATTCTTTTAGTAAGCCCGCTAGCCAGCCAAAAAAACTTGACCATTCAACTGAGAGGCAAAGATACTGTAGGATTTTTTGATCATGAGCTCATTCAAAGGGTAATAACAAATCTTTTGATAAACGCTATTAAATTTTCCCCAGAAGGGGAAAAAATCATTGTCTCTGTCTCTGAAGATGAAACAAACATCATCGTTTCTGTAGAAGATTTCGGCCCAGGGATTCCCGCAGAAGAACGCGAAAAAGTCTTCCAAAAATTCTATCGTCTGGCCAAAGATAAACGCGAGGGCATAGGCCTTGGGCTAGCTATTTGTAAGGGAATCATCGAAGCACATGGTGGAAAAATCTGGGTAGGAGACTCTAAACACAAAGGCTGCGTCTTTTACTTCACCATTCCCAAAGGAAAGAAGGAGCCTAATGATGCACGGAAAAACCAAAATTCTCATAATTGA
- a CDS encoding cytochrome c3 family protein: MEKSGIILGLIVGIVVAGVFSLITASKIVATNKPAFCASCHPMKIFHETWQASVHGPAVKGAAKAKCADCHLPHDGFMNYLITKAKAGLNDYIANMQGKGQEPQYWLDRWAKQGSLNHVYESSCRNCHKELVAPGIPIKAFLAHRQYELGMTKETCITCHKTVGHGNLMLVMQKKMAKQKLAKNEK; encoded by the coding sequence ATGGAAAAAAGTGGCATTATCCTGGGTTTAATTGTAGGAATTGTTGTTGCGGGAGTTTTTTCCTTGATTACGGCCTCAAAAATAGTCGCAACTAATAAGCCGGCTTTTTGCGCATCATGTCATCCGATGAAAATCTTTCACGAGACCTGGCAGGCAAGTGTTCACGGCCCGGCTGTAAAAGGTGCAGCTAAGGCCAAATGTGCAGATTGTCATCTCCCTCATGATGGTTTTATGAACTACCTTATCACCAAGGCTAAAGCAGGCCTTAACGACTATATCGCCAACATGCAGGGCAAGGGGCAGGAGCCGCAGTATTGGCTTGATCGTTGGGCAAAGCAGGGCTCCTTAAATCACGTTTACGAATCAAGTTGTCGTAATTGTCATAAAGAGCTCGTTGCGCCTGGTATTCCTATTAAAGCCTTCTTAGCCCACCGCCAGTATGAACTTGGCATGACCAAAGAAACCTGCATCACCTGCCACAAAACCGTTGGTCACGGAAACTTGATGCTGGTGATGCAGAAAAAGATGGCCAAGCAAAAGTTAGCAAAAAATGAAAAATAA
- a CDS encoding multiheme c-type cytochrome: MRVRSFLSLSFLLALIIGVLGSQVQAKQEYTNLAGKKLVITRGYSKDAIKCIECHSKKTPGIVQDWKMSRMAHAGVSCYDCHVVPKGSPMASQCEGVKGTNIFTSPMVSPKTCAKCHPSEVEQFTKSAHAAMASRPVLTKFVKLWRDLEGGVFAGMDPKSKLTTAPRQSGCQACHGAEVKLGPDNKPTKDSWPGGIGHRYPDGGIGNCVVCHNRHKFSVAEARKPEACGKCHLGPDHPNIEIYYESAHGQRYLTEGEEWKWDAAPDAWEPGDYSAPTCATCHMSGIGELATTHNVTERLKWDLVHKKSVIRSGERGDGERGRILMRKVCVNCHSKVFVDAHFNKLDNSVALYNFYWDKVTAMVNDLKQKGLLKKDKWSDPVQELTYYFWHHVGRRARHGAAMAGPDYAHWHGFFQLFQVYKDIQALYNYRMKHGKIEELSPVMSSAPY, encoded by the coding sequence ATGAGGGTGCGCAGTTTTTTAAGTCTAAGTTTTCTTTTGGCCCTGATTATCGGGGTTTTAGGCTCACAAGTCCAAGCCAAGCAGGAGTATACCAATCTTGCTGGCAAGAAATTAGTCATCACCCGCGGTTATTCCAAAGACGCAATCAAGTGTATCGAGTGTCATTCCAAAAAGACTCCGGGGATTGTGCAGGACTGGAAGATGAGCCGCATGGCCCATGCCGGGGTTTCTTGTTACGATTGTCACGTGGTGCCCAAGGGTTCTCCCATGGCCAGCCAGTGTGAAGGGGTAAAGGGAACCAATATTTTCACCTCTCCCATGGTGTCCCCAAAAACATGTGCAAAATGTCACCCCTCTGAAGTGGAACAGTTTACCAAAAGCGCTCACGCAGCTATGGCAAGCAGGCCCGTTCTTACTAAATTTGTAAAGCTCTGGCGTGACCTTGAAGGTGGTGTTTTTGCGGGGATGGACCCCAAAAGTAAACTTACTACGGCTCCCCGCCAGTCTGGCTGTCAGGCCTGCCACGGTGCAGAGGTGAAACTTGGTCCTGATAATAAACCCACTAAAGATAGCTGGCCTGGAGGAATCGGACACCGATATCCAGATGGTGGGATTGGTAATTGTGTAGTTTGTCATAACAGACATAAGTTTAGCGTTGCCGAAGCCCGTAAACCTGAAGCCTGTGGCAAATGTCACTTAGGTCCAGATCATCCTAACATCGAAATTTACTATGAAAGTGCTCACGGGCAGCGCTATCTCACTGAAGGAGAAGAATGGAAGTGGGATGCTGCTCCTGATGCCTGGGAGCCTGGTGATTATTCCGCTCCTACCTGTGCTACCTGTCACATGAGCGGTATAGGTGAGCTTGCCACTACTCACAATGTTACCGAACGTCTTAAATGGGATTTAGTTCATAAGAAAAGTGTAATAAGGAGTGGCGAAAGAGGAGATGGCGAACGTGGCCGCATTCTTATGCGTAAGGTATGTGTAAACTGTCATAGCAAGGTTTTTGTTGACGCCCACTTCAATAAATTAGACAATTCCGTAGCCCTTTATAACTTCTATTGGGACAAAGTTACAGCTATGGTCAATGATCTAAAACAAAAAGGTCTTCTGAAAAAAGACAAATGGAGTGATCCGGTACAGGAATTAACGTACTATTTCTGGCATCATGTTGGTCGTCGAGCCCGTCACGGTGCCGCTATGGCCGGTCCGGATTACGCCCATTGGCACGGATTTTTCCAGCTTTTCCAAGTGTATAAAGATATTCAGGCCCTTTACAACTACCGTATGAAGCACGGAAAGATAGAAGAACTAAGCCCGGTAATGTCCAGTGCACCATATTAA